In one window of Jatrophihabitans sp. DNA:
- a CDS encoding cupin domain-containing protein, producing MGGADPVGAALPSAALPSAVASHAVASSAVPSSALARCMTIPAERFAAEYWSKQPLLTPATESGADYTDLIDTAAIDELLSRRGLRTPFLRIAKQGKVIPAREFTRSGGLGARVSDQVADDKVLGLVADGATLVLQALHRNWPPLMRFGAVLNAELGHPVQINCYLTPPQNQGFAPHYDTHDVFVLQVLGRKRWVVHRPVLTDPLPGQDWEQHRAAVAARSAEPPLLDFTLQPGDALYLPRGFIHSAMAHGETSIHLTVGVHPVTRHTLLKHLLADAAGESSLRASLPLGGDLADEARLADQLRETVQAFVAFAGAGRLPQVAGRLADELADSTRPDPIEPMAQLAALAALTPSAGFRLRPGLRVRLERSPDAVLVKAIDTSLSLPLSAESALKLVLSGEPVSAAGLPGLDDEAALALVRRLLTAAILVPEHSA from the coding sequence GTGGGCGGCGCCGACCCGGTCGGCGCCGCCCTGCCCAGCGCCGCCCTGCCCAGCGCTGTCGCGTCCCATGCTGTCGCGTCCAGCGCTGTCCCGTCCAGCGCCCTGGCGCGCTGCATGACCATCCCGGCGGAGCGGTTCGCCGCCGAGTACTGGTCGAAGCAACCGCTGCTCACCCCGGCCACCGAGAGCGGCGCTGACTACACCGACCTGATCGACACCGCGGCGATCGACGAGCTGCTGTCCCGGCGTGGGCTGCGCACGCCGTTTCTCCGAATCGCCAAGCAGGGCAAGGTGATCCCGGCCCGGGAGTTCACCAGGTCCGGCGGCCTCGGCGCCCGGGTGAGCGACCAGGTCGCCGATGACAAGGTGCTCGGACTGGTCGCCGACGGCGCCACCCTGGTGTTGCAGGCGCTGCACCGCAACTGGCCGCCGCTGATGCGCTTCGGCGCCGTGCTGAACGCCGAGCTGGGGCATCCGGTTCAGATCAACTGTTACCTGACCCCGCCGCAGAACCAGGGCTTCGCGCCGCACTACGACACCCACGACGTGTTCGTGCTCCAGGTCCTCGGCCGCAAGCGCTGGGTGGTGCACCGGCCGGTGCTCACCGACCCGCTGCCCGGTCAGGACTGGGAGCAGCACCGGGCCGCGGTCGCTGCCCGGTCGGCCGAACCGCCGCTGCTCGACTTCACGCTGCAACCCGGCGATGCGCTGTACCTGCCCCGCGGCTTCATCCACTCGGCGATGGCGCACGGCGAGACCTCGATCCACCTGACCGTCGGCGTGCACCCGGTGACCCGGCACACCCTGCTCAAGCACCTGCTCGCCGACGCGGCGGGCGAGTCGAGCCTGCGCGCCTCGCTGCCGCTGGGCGGCGACCTGGCCGATGAGGCGCGACTGGCCGATCAGCTGCGCGAGACCGTCCAGGCGTTCGTCGCCTTTGCCGGCGCGGGCCGGTTGCCGCAGGTGGCCGGCCGGCTCGCCGACGAGCTGGCCGACAGCACCCGGCCTGATCCGATCGAGCCGATGGCGCAGCTGGCCGCGCTGGCCGCCCTGACGCCGTCGGCCGGCTTCCGGCTGCGGCCAGGCCTGCGGGTCAGGCTGGAACGAAGTCCGGACGCGGTGCTGGTCAAGGCCATCGACACCAGCCTCAGCCTGCCGCTGTCGGCCGAATCCGCGCTCAAGCTGGTGCTCTCCGGCGAGCCGGTGAGCGCGGCCGGACTGCCCGGGTTGGACGACGAGGCCGCGCTGGCGCTGGTCCGCAGGCTGCTCACCGCCGCCATCCTGGTGCCCGAGCACAGTGCTTGA
- the ugpC gene encoding sn-glycerol-3-phosphate ABC transporter ATP-binding protein UgpC, with protein sequence MAEVQYVEASRIYPGNPIPAVNRLNLDVADGEFVVLVGPSGSGKSTALRMLAGLEDVDQGEIRIGGVDVSQKPPKDRDIAMVFQNYALYPHMSVAENMGFALKLKGVSKEERASKVLAAAKLLDLERYLDRKPKALSGGQRQRVAMGRAIVREPSVFLMDEPLSNLDAKLRVETRANIAALQARLGTTTIYVTHDQVEAMTMGDRVALLKDGILQQVDTPRNLYDHPGNAFVAGFIGSPAMNLVKVPFNESGAQLGGLNIPIQPDAAAAARSAGLKEIILGIRPESFHASESGQGLKLKATLVEELGADAFVYGELPGTKTHDVGDDGGAKPFTVRFDGRVPPKIGNEINLEVRTEETHAFNPESGERLGA encoded by the coding sequence ATGGCCGAAGTTCAGTACGTGGAAGCCTCGCGTATCTACCCCGGAAACCCGATCCCCGCAGTCAACCGGCTCAATCTCGATGTCGCCGACGGCGAATTCGTCGTCCTGGTCGGCCCGTCCGGATCAGGCAAGTCGACCGCCCTGCGGATGCTCGCCGGCCTCGAGGACGTCGACCAGGGTGAGATCAGGATCGGCGGCGTCGACGTCTCGCAGAAGCCGCCGAAGGACCGCGACATCGCGATGGTGTTCCAGAACTACGCCCTCTACCCGCACATGTCGGTCGCCGAGAACATGGGTTTCGCCTTGAAGCTCAAGGGTGTCTCCAAGGAGGAGCGGGCCTCGAAGGTGCTGGCCGCCGCGAAGCTGCTCGACCTGGAGAGGTACCTGGACCGCAAGCCCAAGGCGCTGTCCGGCGGTCAGCGGCAGCGGGTCGCGATGGGACGCGCGATCGTGCGCGAGCCCAGCGTGTTCCTGATGGACGAGCCGCTGTCCAACCTCGACGCCAAGCTGCGGGTGGAGACCCGCGCCAACATCGCGGCGCTGCAGGCCCGGCTCGGCACCACCACGATCTACGTCACCCACGACCAGGTCGAGGCCATGACGATGGGTGACCGGGTGGCGCTGCTCAAGGACGGCATCCTGCAGCAGGTCGACACCCCTCGCAACCTCTATGACCACCCCGGCAACGCCTTCGTCGCAGGCTTCATCGGCTCGCCCGCGATGAACCTGGTCAAGGTGCCGTTCAACGAGAGCGGCGCCCAGTTGGGTGGCCTGAACATCCCCATCCAGCCGGACGCCGCGGCCGCCGCCCGCTCCGCCGGTCTGAAGGAGATCATCCTCGGAATCCGTCCGGAGTCCTTCCACGCCTCCGAGTCGGGCCAGGGCCTCAAGCTCAAGGCGACCCTGGTCGAGGAGCTCGGCGCCGACGCCTTCGTCTACGGCGAGCTGCCCGGCACCAAGACCCACGACGTGGGTGACGACGGCGGCGCCAAGCCGTTCACCGTCCGCTTCGACGGCCGGGTGCCACCCAAGATCGGCAACGAGATCAACCTCGAAGTCCGCACCGAGGAGACCCACGCGTTCAACCCGGAGAGCGGCGAGCGCCTCGGCGCGTAA
- a CDS encoding lysozyme — protein sequence MFGVPPRAGRVRTMLGAAVAAVTLGAGMVAALTLGASQASAATYVNGMDVSGHQGNVAWSTAYNNGARFAYVKATEGTSYRNPYFAQQYNGSYNVGMIRGAYHFALPNNSSGLAQADFFVNNGGGWSGDGRTMPPALDIEYNPYGSTCYGLSQASMVSWIRAFSDRVHYRTNKYPMIYTTIDWWTTCTGNSSAFAATNPFWIARYSSTPPTAPAGSYTWTIWQYADSGIYPGDQNRFNGSYTQLKALATNPH from the coding sequence ATGTTCGGAGTACCGCCGCGTGCCGGCCGGGTACGCACCATGCTCGGCGCCGCTGTGGCTGCTGTGACCCTCGGCGCGGGAATGGTCGCTGCCCTCACCCTGGGCGCATCCCAGGCGAGCGCGGCCACCTACGTCAACGGCATGGACGTCTCCGGTCATCAGGGCAACGTCGCCTGGTCGACCGCCTACAACAACGGCGCCCGGTTCGCCTACGTCAAGGCGACCGAGGGCACCAGCTACCGCAACCCCTACTTCGCCCAGCAGTACAACGGCTCCTACAACGTGGGCATGATCCGCGGCGCCTACCACTTCGCGCTCCCGAACAACTCCAGCGGGCTCGCCCAGGCCGACTTCTTCGTCAACAACGGCGGCGGCTGGTCCGGCGACGGCAGGACCATGCCGCCCGCGCTGGACATCGAGTACAACCCCTACGGCTCGACCTGCTACGGGCTGTCCCAGGCCTCGATGGTCAGCTGGATCAGAGCCTTCTCCGACCGGGTGCACTACCGGACCAACAAGTACCCGATGATCTACACGACCATCGACTGGTGGACCACCTGCACCGGCAACTCCAGCGCGTTCGCGGCCACCAACCCGTTCTGGATCGCCAGGTACAGCTCGACCCCGCCCACCGCGCCGGCCGGCAGTTACACCTGGACGATCTGGCAGTACGCCGACTCCGGCATCTACCCAGGTGACCAGAACAGGTTCAACGGCAGCTACACCCAGTTGAAGGCGTTGGCCACCAACCCGCACTGA
- a CDS encoding lysophospholipid acyltransferase family protein, whose product MTRAHRPKAGFWIRLCVLILYPLDSLLFKIRWHHLDRIPAHGGVLIAVNHISQADTATMARMIWQSGRIPRFLIKSSVFGWPIVGRTMAGAGQIPVHRSSGQAADSLQAAEQALRDGECVIIYPEGTITADPDYWPMQAKTGVARLALACPDVPVIPIGQWGAHRTLGRGGRFRPFPRHRHEASVGEPVELSKYHDAEPTAEVLRAVTDEIMAAVTAQVERLRAAEAGNSLA is encoded by the coding sequence ATGACCCGAGCGCACCGCCCCAAGGCCGGCTTCTGGATCAGGCTCTGCGTCCTGATCCTCTACCCGCTCGACTCGCTGCTGTTCAAGATCCGCTGGCACCACCTGGATCGGATACCCGCGCACGGCGGGGTCCTGATCGCGGTCAACCACATCTCCCAGGCCGACACCGCGACGATGGCCCGGATGATCTGGCAGTCCGGCCGGATTCCGCGCTTCCTGATCAAGTCGAGCGTGTTCGGCTGGCCCATCGTGGGACGGACCATGGCCGGCGCCGGGCAGATTCCGGTCCATCGCTCCAGCGGCCAGGCCGCCGACTCGCTCCAGGCGGCCGAGCAGGCGTTGCGCGACGGCGAGTGCGTGATCATCTACCCCGAGGGCACCATCACCGCCGACCCGGACTACTGGCCGATGCAGGCCAAGACCGGGGTAGCCAGGCTCGCCCTGGCCTGCCCGGACGTCCCGGTCATACCGATCGGCCAGTGGGGAGCGCACCGGACGCTCGGCCGCGGCGGACGGTTCCGGCCGTTTCCCCGGCACCGGCACGAAGCCAGCGTCGGCGAGCCGGTGGAGCTGAGCAAGTACCACGACGCCGAGCCGACCGCTGAGGTGTTGCGGGCGGTGACCGACGAGATCATGGCCGCCGTGACAGCGCAGGTGGAGCGACTGCGCGCGGCCGAAGCGGGAAATTCGCTCGCCTGA
- a CDS encoding Stf0 family sulfotransferase, with the protein MCGTPRTGSTYLCDLLASTGVAGYPESYFREPDQQDWARRLKVPVSGDGSFDYRRLVEGAVRAGTSPNGVFAARIMWGTVSVIVEGLTRSSPCRPDSDVLSDAFGPLLFVHLRRDDVIGQAVSWARAEQTGHWQQGDTAQAEPNLDLGQIDELIRTIREHNAAWLAWFSRQGVQPHVVRYEDLVDNPGGTVLAILDRLEVRAPSDWRPRSPHVRQADQVNQAWVRRYRQNHKQMRR; encoded by the coding sequence GTGTGCGGCACGCCGCGCACCGGCAGCACCTACCTGTGCGACCTGCTTGCCTCGACGGGCGTGGCCGGTTATCCCGAGTCCTACTTCAGGGAGCCGGATCAGCAGGACTGGGCCAGGCGTCTCAAGGTGCCGGTGTCGGGCGACGGATCCTTCGACTATCGCCGCCTGGTGGAAGGCGCTGTCCGGGCTGGCACCAGTCCGAACGGAGTCTTCGCAGCCCGCATCATGTGGGGAACCGTAAGCGTGATCGTCGAGGGTCTCACCCGCTCGTCGCCTTGCCGGCCTGACTCCGACGTCCTCAGCGACGCTTTCGGGCCGCTGCTCTTCGTCCATTTGCGGCGCGACGATGTCATCGGTCAAGCGGTGTCGTGGGCGCGTGCGGAGCAGACCGGCCACTGGCAACAGGGCGACACCGCTCAGGCCGAGCCGAACCTGGATCTCGGCCAGATCGACGAGCTCATCCGGACCATCCGCGAGCACAACGCTGCCTGGCTCGCATGGTTCTCGCGGCAGGGAGTGCAGCCGCACGTGGTGCGCTATGAGGACCTTGTCGATAACCCAGGCGGTACCGTCCTGGCGATCCTGGACCGGTTGGAGGTCCGAGCGCCCTCCGACTGGCGGCCCCGATCACCCCACGTCAGGCAAGCGGATCAGGTCAATCAGGCCTGGGTCCGGCGCTACCGGCAAAACCACAAACAGATGCGGCGGTGA
- a CDS encoding sucrase ferredoxin, translating into MLDRPHRCALAAASRGDEMLGTAFPANRILLVEQPGGWGLGGLAGSRFDPLIARRLISTLGEQGVRVLAIRRPGRHPAPAQHLWGFADCRAGRQGIVWGRYRAAEDLLELDPVTLAEQAKDTRPVYAVCAHGTRDMCCAIEGRPVATALARHCPDRVWECSHVGGDRFAANVLVLPTGQLYGRITDPAGLVSATEAGQVLTDRLRGQIGLSPAAQAAVVHAQRELGLAMVGAVRLLQVQGSPPDVQLVRLAVPGGSCTVAVQQVVGASAILTCRDTKAKVPLSYRPLWLRAD; encoded by the coding sequence GTGCTTGACCGCCCCCACCGGTGCGCGCTGGCCGCGGCTTCCCGGGGTGATGAGATGCTCGGCACCGCCTTTCCCGCCAACCGGATCCTGCTCGTCGAGCAGCCCGGCGGGTGGGGGCTGGGCGGTCTGGCCGGCTCCCGATTCGACCCGCTGATCGCCCGCCGGCTGATCAGCACGCTGGGCGAGCAGGGCGTCCGGGTACTGGCGATCCGCCGGCCCGGCCGCCATCCCGCTCCGGCCCAGCACCTCTGGGGATTCGCCGACTGCCGGGCCGGCCGGCAGGGCATCGTCTGGGGCAGGTACCGGGCAGCGGAGGACCTGCTCGAACTCGACCCGGTGACGCTGGCCGAGCAGGCCAAGGACACCCGACCGGTGTACGCGGTGTGCGCGCACGGCACTCGGGATATGTGCTGCGCCATCGAGGGACGCCCAGTTGCCACCGCGCTCGCCCGGCACTGTCCTGACCGGGTGTGGGAATGCAGCCATGTCGGGGGAGACCGGTTCGCCGCCAACGTGCTGGTGCTGCCCACCGGACAGCTGTACGGCCGGATCACCGACCCGGCCGGCCTGGTGTCGGCGACCGAGGCCGGGCAGGTGCTGACTGATCGGCTGCGCGGCCAGATCGGGTTGTCACCGGCGGCCCAGGCTGCCGTGGTGCATGCCCAGCGAGAACTCGGATTGGCGATGGTGGGCGCGGTGCGATTGCTGCAGGTGCAGGGCTCGCCGCCTGACGTCCAGCTGGTCCGGCTGGCGGTGCCGGGCGGGTCCTGCACCGTGGCCGTCCAGCAGGTGGTCGGCGCATCGGCGATCCTGACCTGCCGGGACACCAAGGCCAAAGTGCCGCTCAGCTACCGCCCGCTGTGGCTGCGGGCCGATTGA
- a CDS encoding GNAT family N-acetyltransferase yields MPHLVSPSAALAPSFRSAMADFAAESRGGPQDDSALGRHLTGFAAQWHTPEGFERYLAAVRREGDTSVPPPPNWVHSSTYWWAEGSHFLGSIRIRHELTPLLLESAGHIGYDIAPRARRRGHGTAMLRAALPIAAGMGIEQALITCDVDNLGSRKVILANGGVLEDERAGKLRFWVPTRPAEHRAG; encoded by the coding sequence ATGCCTCACCTGGTTTCGCCCAGCGCCGCACTGGCGCCGTCGTTTCGATCCGCGATGGCCGACTTCGCCGCCGAGAGCCGCGGCGGCCCGCAGGACGACTCCGCGCTCGGCCGCCACCTGACCGGCTTCGCCGCGCAGTGGCACACCCCGGAGGGTTTCGAGCGGTACCTGGCCGCGGTGCGCCGCGAGGGCGACACCTCAGTGCCACCGCCACCGAACTGGGTGCACAGCAGCACCTACTGGTGGGCCGAGGGCTCGCATTTTCTGGGCAGCATCCGGATCCGGCATGAACTGACCCCGCTCTTGCTCGAGTCTGCCGGGCACATCGGCTACGACATCGCGCCCCGAGCCCGCCGGCGCGGTCATGGCACCGCGATGTTGCGGGCCGCGCTGCCGATCGCGGCCGGTATGGGGATCGAGCAGGCGCTGATCACCTGCGACGTGGACAACCTCGGCTCCCGCAAGGTGATCCTGGCCAACGGGGGCGTGCTGGAGGACGAGCGAGCCGGCAAGCTGCGGTTCTGGGTGCCCACCCGCCCTGCTGAGCATCGGGCGGGCTGA